The genomic interval ACGTAGGTTGAGCTAGGGCAGCACATCGACGCTCGGTAATCAGCAGATATCAGTAGAAGCTGTTAATAGCCTTATCTCGGTCGTTGGTCGTTGGTCGCTGGTCGCTAGCTCTTGGCGGTAGACGCAACTTGCGTAATACCTACTCACTCGCAGGTCAACGAATCCACTAGCTGCTGTTTCTAATACCACCGCGAACCGAGCCATGCCGCTATTATTACTATATCCTACCGCTTTATGCAATTGCTGCATGTTCTCGTATAAGCTATGAATAGTGTTACACCGACTAGCGACGGGTATAACGCAACCGCGTATCAAATCTTTAATGACAAATACGACTAGTGCGCGCTACGCGAGTGCGaaacgcgtacgcgtgtatgtatatatcgcaTTTCTCTCATTCATTAGACGGAAAAACGCTGGTCATACTAAAAAAGTCGCCCCgtattcgaatgaaatgaaataagagaaaaaatgaaagaggaatgaatttctttttcaatttttaccgaaaCACCCTGCATGTATtacacagaaaatttttgcatgATTCAAGAGCTTGATGAATTCCGGTGAAAATGAATGGGGAAATGAACCCCGTTTGTGTCGCCGTGACTAAACGAATCTgcatggaaataaaaagaaattcaacccTCATATGTAGATATTAgatttggaataatttttgaacaaaCTCACGGGTTGATTAGACCCCTTGCTTTATTACTCGATGTGATATCATATTCagtaaaaagaatttgaaCATATATCGCGGTCCGCGAGGTAcgcatatctatatatatatatacacatgcacgcgtgtgtatatattatgcatTATACATGCGTAGAGGTGTGAGTGTGTGttgtgcgtgtgcgtgcatGAATGGTAAACACAAAGTTGACGAGTATCGCTGTGGTACAAGTTACATAACCCGGAGAATGGATCTTTAGCATATTTGAACAAGTGTACATAGAATGACGTGCACGTGTATGGAAGTGCACGCGCGCATGTATTTCCATGTAATACTTACCGAAGCGATATTAATTAAATACTTTTACATATTTTCACctgttttcatttcaaatacctaaatattgaacttttttttcctccattgaAGTGTTAATTGCAACGATTGGCGGGAGCTCACAACGTGAGGGAGAATCGAAAATTCTCACAAGAATCacgttcgacaatttttctgcAATAAAACCCGTCGAAAGTGCTATGTTTGTAGAAAGCATCTGTCTATTTGTGTCGCCAACTTCATAACGCTACGTAATTTTCAGTCTTTACACGTTCGAAAGCGCCTCGATCGCATAACAATCGACCGTTCATCCGCGCCACGATATCAGCGATGCCTGATCAAGATTtgctgaaaatataaatgaataaatgatcaaTCGAGAAATATGGTTTATCCCGACTTCGCGGGCGATCGAAAGCTCTCCTTTAAATGCTCCGCGTTCGATTGATTTTGGAGAGAAACTTTCGTTcggaaaaatagataaaaggaGTGTGAAGTTCGAACTCGCTGTACACGCACGGAAATTCACGgtgattgaagaatttttcagaaattatggtataaaaattggatgaaaaaacaaatcagaGGAATAGCTCATCCCTAGTGTTTGGTGGGATGTTATTTAACCATGTCCTACGGATAGTTATAAATTGTTGCGTAACTGAATTATGAGGTGTTCGGTTTTTTCGACAATGTAAACTCCGTTTACATAATATatcaataatattaaataGCAATTTCACTATAGGCTTTGGAATTAAACATCATTGTAACTTTcttagaaatcaaaaaaatatacatacgaaataaataagaacGTGAACATGGGTGCGtttaatggttttttttttttttattcttccaatCTTatcagcaataaaatttttaggtGCAGCTCAGCGTCGTTTTCGTGATATAAATTGGGACCGTAGATGCGCGCTAGGTAGGCGTGTAAGTTACCTCACGATGCAACCGGCGTTACGACGAAGAACAATAAACCGAGGGGGTGTATGTGTCACGCGACATACGACGTGCGAGCTTTCCATGCAGGAATTGAAATGCATTCCATAGCGACTGTGCAAATCTTTATACCGatttacgtgtataggtatctGTACATTATTCGTTTGCCCGAGGCAAGTCACGGCTCTTCCCACTTACAGTTGCATACCTAGGCTAGGCCAATGCGATTTTATATACTGGGTGTGACTCGACTCCATTGATCAATGTGAAAGCAGGTGCTGGTTGTACGCTCTGCGGCGAAACCTCGCCCTTTTTCAATCGCGTACATGAAAATAGATGCGTCGAATGACGTGATTACGGTATATGCACagaaatttcaacgagttCCTCAGAAATGGGGAAGgataagggaagaaaatgaactcgagaaaaaatttttagagtcgagtgaagtttttttttgcattcggATCTATATAGTCGCGTTGCCGCCGCTACTCGCGTTTAGTCACCTAAGGCCTCCCTCGTACCGCCGCGCCGCTCGCAATTATGCCTCATTTTATGCTAATTCTGGTTATAAATCAGATCCGTTAAGGGTTAATTGCTTCCTACGCTCGACGGTAAAGACAGTAGATTGTGTCCACCTCCTACGTCTGCATTTCTAACTATATTCAGATCGAATCTCTGAAGAAATCCAGACCATTGAGACGCGACGGTAAGAAGGCCTATAATAATTGAGACGGAAATCGCAAATATACTGTATGCATATCAATTATCGCGTAtcaaaaagacagaaaaaaagtgaaaaaaaaaaaaaaaataactaaacgCAAAGAAAacctgaattttgaatttccaacCGTAAAAACTGTCGCAGTGTTCGGTTCATATCAcgggaagtaaaaaaaaatgaacaaattatcacaccgaataaaataattgtgaTGAACGATATCGCACGGTAATTATAGAAAAGATTCCCACCTGGAATACGCGCCGGTTCTGTAAATCCGtgggattttttcgattggtTTTTTTGCTCGCACGGTCACGTGGCAATGAAATTGGCGATTTTAACGTAAACTCTGCAGCGTGCGATAAATTTCCCGCAGAGCTCGAATCGAGGGTATATAAAATCTGATACACGGTCGTGTAGGTTGTACATGTGCGTCTGGATCGGAGGACAAAGAGCGGCGGTAGTCGCTGCCAGAGGTCCGTTCGCCTCCTGGACGGACTCTCAACCTCCTCTCCGTGCCCTCTGCTTCGGTAACCCCCATCGGTCGCGTCCCGACGCCGCGACCGTCAAGAATCCCTTGCAGTTTTCGAACATGCGCAATGCGATTTAACCCCCAGACCGAGCGATCCCTGAAACCGAAAGTGTCCGCCCACAACCCTCCGGCGTTACGACGCCGCCCCTGAACCTAGACCTACACCCCACTACCTAACTAGACTACCACTACAAACTCAACGACCACCAACACCTCCATCACCACCCTCGTCAAACGCTAGCGCAACCCCAACCTTCAAAACCTCCCGCAGTACCTACACCCGGCGCTATAGCTTTGTCCGAATATAGCTAAGGGTGGTTTATGGGCGAGGGGGTTACCGCCTAGTTCGATCTCTAATAGTTCTAGTTTCTCGCGCGATATAATACAGTCGAGAGAATGTCGAAATtttcgcgcttttttttttttgaaaaaatatttatgtttGCTGAAAAAGCTGGGGGTTTCTTTGCTGAAAACTTTGCGAAGAACTAGGTGATTGTTCAGACTCGATTTGCGAtttacgataaaattttccttACTGCAACCGCGATTTCTGCAGCTCCACCGAATTCGATACCTTCCACGGGTATACAATAATCGACGTACGCACAGAGATACGTGTATCAATATTACGCGACACACACGCCAACGTTGTGAGAAAAACTGCGGGCGTATCAGTTCGGTAATGTAAGAAGCAGTCACGTAACACTTATCtgtttatgattttttatccgTTGAAAAAGATAAGCCCTGGCCCCTGTTGCCGATGTTCTAGGCGAGAAAATTGCAACAGTTTCTAAGTGATGACGGATCGTTGCGCACGTGATGCAGAAAGTTTGTCTTCTTTTTGTCGATGATGTGGATCAATCGATGGTTTTATCGTCGGGGATTATTTGTCGTTTTTAGCTATCGACAGACGTGTATGAAAAAACATCCGTTCGAGTTCGACTGaaatatcgaatgaaaaaatgaggcgTGTTCATTATCGTACGAATATTACGTATTGTAATACATAAAATGACTCGATTTATAATCACTTGCAGGCGCGCGAAATCGGAACAATAAAGCGGGGGGgtaaagagaaattgaaaaaatattttcgttccAATTGAGAGTAGGAAATAACAATATTTATCGGTTATTATTTCGTACGCAGCTTCGATGCCGATTATCTTATCGAGccgaaataatttatcgactCGCTTGTCCATCGTTCTTACGAAATTTAAATATCAGCGTTCGGACTGcacaatttcattcgattcgtttcattttcttcgtacgAATTGTTTTgttattccaaattttcttccgTCCGAAGAGACCGCCTTCGCGGTGATCGGTAGCGTTAACGGTCAAACTAAGAAGAACGGAATTCTCGTCGATGTGGACACAATGTTGACAACGGATTCATCTTTCGGCGGTAGGTAAAAAGTGCGCGAGATGAAAAGTaacattttttcgtctttgTAGCTATACAATGTAGATTCGTTGCGCTACTTTTCCCGTGGAACCGATCGCCCGAACTTGCGACAGTTGCTCGTCTAGGGTCGCAGTCACGTTGCCAGCAGGTTGTTATTAGTTTAAAGAAAAGTTAATTACCCAGCGTGGCAATTaataaacgaggaaaaaagaatgggaaagaaacgagagaaagaaggaagaaaaacagaGGGCCACCGAAGAgaggtggaaagaaaaataaatatgcgtGTACACCGTGAACGTGGAGATGAATGAGTGTGGGAGAGAACGGCGTGGAAGGTAGCGGAGAATTCGGTGGTGGAGTGGTGTGCGTTTTACGCATTGAGAGCCGGCGTCTCCCCGACTCACGCGGTTTTTCTATCGCTGTTGCGCGTCATCTCTCTCTATTCCCCGTGCGTTTTCAGCGGCAAACTTTGTGCGAGTCGCGTGGGAgcgaggaggacgaggagagACGGGTAGGCGGCGTAGGGCGCAGGGTGTGCATACCTATATCGCGAAACGTAGTACGCGCGGTGCAGCAACTCGAGCCAAGAGCACCAGCGCCAGGATCATCACCCAGCAGCGTCGGATGCgatgcgtcgcgacgctcgtctGCAGCGGAGGGCACCAACCAACGCCGGGCATCGATTGGCCCGCTAGCCATGACCCCCACCACATGCTTTCCCTTTCATCCAATGGGATCTCACTTTCGCGCTCGCTGGCTGTCGAGGCCGCTACCAGCACGCAGGCACAACCGGCTACCCGATGCCGTTCCTCAGTGACTGGTGCAACCATCGTGCGAGCACTCTCGTTAGTACGGAGTTTGGAGTCAGTCAGTgcgaataaaacgagaaataaagcatattttttatcgacgaGCGAAGTAAATTTTTACGTTACAAATAGTTTACGTTATTAATAACAGTAATCAGagacaagaaaaaacgaacaataagAGAAACGAAATCGCGAGACTTGACAATACACgatgttttgtttttaaaaaaaaaaaaaactcttctgCGGATGACCAACAATTTGTTTATGGTTTTTTTCGAACATCTCATTTGGAGAACAGAAACAAAGATACACCGGCGTTCTTTATCCGAGTGATTGTGGTCCCGAAGAGAACTGTTTTACACTCAAAGATTTAGTCGTGTAATTAttccctgaaagtgcaaagaGACGAAGCAGATACggttgaagtgaaaaaatcgaacggtgATTTTCTTGGACGAGATAATAAAGCGAGAGAAGCCGAGGTTATCAGCCTCCGTTTACCGAACAATatagaaaacaaacaaacaataataaactttaaaatatattcacgtGTGTTATCGTTGTCAAATCACCGATTCATGTATATGCCAAGTGCGTCGTAGCGATTCTTGACGTTTGTTGTTCCCATCTAGCGTTCGCTGCAACAAAACGTAGGTGCTGATAATGAGCTGAAccatcgccaaaaaaaaaaaaacataaataagtAATCGAATAAACAGAGCCATCATTTCATTCcataataaatgaatggaaatagggggtttaaaaaaattcaccgcgaTCCCGTTCCTTCCGATTGAGCAATCGAACCGCTACGCGTAACAACCACGTGGCTCTCGAAGTTCAAGTTGAATGGGAACCGGGCGCACGCTTCTGAAAGAACGCCGGGCGCCCACCGATGCATCTACGACATACGTCAAAAAAGTCAAATCTGTAGCAAAAGTCGAAGATGAATGAAGTtcataaaaattaaagatcgtaataaatataaaaacgcGACAATGAATCCTTGAAAGTTAAAGACCCTGACacttttgttgttgttgtaaaaCTTTTGTACCATCCCCGAGGGAAaaccgataaaataaaaggtcCTTGGAAAACAAGACGAATAGAGAAAGTGATCGACAACTGTGATGATAACGACGCATTAGAATATTCGTATACGTCGGTACGTCGTTTCGggagttttcggttttttttttttcttttccagttttatttataatttgtatgatttttttttatccgtaaTCGTTACCGTCATCTCGCGTTGTGATTGTATacgacgaataattttcgcaCCACAAAGGACCCCGATCGAATCGCAACGTTCTCGTAGTTTTCTTTCGTCGAAATCTTTGGACTTCGAGTCAACATCGATCGTTCGTGTCGCTTCgcatagagaaaaaaaagagccgaATAAAACCAATCATCAAAAATGGCACCGAGACGACACGCTAACGGTCACGGTGGAATGTTGGATGCAGGTGGTAACGAATTGGCTGACTTGGTGGCGAACGGTCATCACAACAATAACaaccacaacaacaacaacaccatTCAAAATACAACGCGTTGTTGCGCGCCCAGTGGCGAATGCCTCCGCGGTGACACACCGATACGTTTAAATCTCCTTCAAGACGCGGTCAAAGTAACTTGCAACAACGAGAGTTGCCCGGTAGGCCAATTCATGCACAGGGAATGCTTCGACGCGTGGGAACAAACGGTGTTGACTTACCTGAAGGGTTGCGGCCGCGCAAGAAGCTGGTCGGAGCGTCAACGTCATCAGAATCTCTGGACCAAAAAGGGTTACGATTTGGCATTCAAAGCCTGCGGCTGCAGGTGCGGCAGGGGTCACCTAAAAAAGGACCTCGACTGGATGCCGCCCGGTCTCGTCGCCGTTGGACATCGTCCCGATGACGCCGAAgctaagaaaaagaagcgcaGGAATCGTCAGAACACCAGACCTTCTTTAGCGTTGTCAGCCGGACCACCGGGACACGTTACTCACGGCGTTATCGGAGTCAACAGGGGAAGCGAGGCTCAGATGATCGAGTCCGGACGTGGAAGGGCCGGATCTTTGTCGTCCAGTACCGGGTCTAGCTCTCCTCCCGCGACCAGCGAACCGAGCGTCAGTCCTCTTCACCAGCCACAGTCGATgtccaaaaagaaaaacaaggtCGATTTCTTCAGCGACAGAGCTAGGTGAGTCCGTTTTGACGAGAATTAGCTTTTATCATTTAGCTAATCGCGACGTAATTCCGTCgtggattttttcaactgcGTCGTAACGTGTTATAAACAGAGAACGGGATACGGCGTATCGTCGACACAAAAACCGATCGTCACGACGTTTGACCCTGTCACGTTTCGACGACTCGAATTCGTGTTTACCATGTGAACTCGGACGTCGCGTCTCAGGGCAGCGATTACGGTTCTTATTTTTACCGCCGTATTATCTCGCTCTTACTCACGTTTCGGAGATGAGATTGGGCGGAAAAAAGGTACGGGAACCACGTCCTCGTCCGAGGTCAGAATTCAGACTAGACGAAAATTCTCGACGATGTTGGAAGAGCTACGTGAATAATAACCGTGGTTATAATACGCGTGGAAGTTCCCACCTCGTACGAACACACCTTCTGTCTAGTGTCGTCCCCTCCCACCCTTCCTGCGTTCGAGTCGTCGTCTCTAATTCCTCTGGGAAACCCGTCGTTCCTCAGTCTGTCTGTCTATCCGTCTGTCTGACGTTTTGTGTTAGTCACTCACCGCACCACCGCCACCCCTTCCTATTACCAGACTTCGCAGACGTCGACATTCCTCGTTCATTCTCCTCTCTGTTTTTGTATTACGTAACTCCCCACCATTATCCTTTTATCCGTCTTTTCTATTCCGAGAGGAAAATACGAAGGGTTCGACTATCCGTCGATACTCGCGTACCTCCTAGAcaaagattgaagaaaaaaaaaaaatactgaaataCTAAAATACTAAAATATCGAAGATCCCGTTcttgtatacgcgtacgcgcatcactcctacGTAATCTTCTCTACAtctgtacaaatttttctctctgagatcggagaaaaaggaggaggagaaggaggaatcAGATGTTAGTGCCACACCCATGTTGTGGTTATATTTAGATGATCGTGTAGACACCTTTACATATTTATGCCGGTAGTCCCACGccaatcgaacgatcgagtCGGTTCTTGAAGTCTCGAGTATCGCGGTGCGGCACCGGTTACGtcgaatgatttatttttgtactttCTTAATTTCGTCCAATCATTAGCCGGTTCGAGTTTGTCGAATGGGATAATCGTTACGTAAAGCTATATTTCGTTGCGCGTTCGTATCGAGAACTGTGTACTCTTGTTATCTACTCTCGAATGTTCGAGGTTCTGCACCTCGTGCGCCGCAGTCCGATACGAAGGGAAGAAGCAAACCAGTCGGGTTGGGTTTCGGTTGAGgttagtataggtatatatatatatggaggAAGGCgccaaagaagaaaaaaaaaagaaaaaaaaaaaaaggaaggaatacCGGTGTGTAGATTGTGGAACGTAGGGCCTCTGGACTGTAGCCTTGACCGTGGCCGTAGTCGAGGTAAGACTGACTCAGGGTCGCCGGCTGAGTGAGCGAGCCAACGATATCGGAACACTCCTTATTTCCGAGGCCGCGGCGTATGTCTCTCCAAAAAATACCGACGACGAAACTTgcattaccaaaaaaaaaaaaaaagaaaagtcaaaAGGGCCATGAAATGATTTCTATGTGATTActcgttttttcttacagACGCAGGTACCTTTTTTTGTCGTACATTTCGGATGAATTTGCGTCGAAAGGGACGATAGGACATTATACCTACTTTGTGTGTAGAGTTGAGTTTCGTGGGGGTTGAAACAACCCCTTGGTTCGCGGACTGGATATAAGAAGAGGATTTATATCGGTCGTACTGCGGCTCCAAAAATGTCTGTGCGGCTGGTGCAGCTCCCCCAGTAAAGTTggcgactgaaaaaaaaaaaggagagaaataaatttcaaccccAAAATAGCGCGAAGCGTATTCACACTTTTTTACCCAaccggaagaaagaaagaaaaagaagtctGGGAAAAGCGGAGGAATATGCAAAAACAAACTTCGCAGTCCAGCAACCGTGCACTAATTTGTTGCAAAATTGTttctatcaaaaaaaaatttatcgcaataaaattttttttcgaaataatttcaccgaGCTGCGATTGTCGTTTCTAGAAAAAAGTGATTTGGGTTTAGGAACCGATCCCTGCTGggctaaaaaaattctcctttCTATTGCTTCGACCGACATCtcgttttgaataaaattcataagCCAACCTCGatcatcatttctttctctctatctccTCCTCCGTCGAGTTTTCCGTTAGATCTGGGTGAGGAGATTAGGATATGATACCGAAGCGTGACGATAACGGTGATTCCGTCGTAATTCCTACCTAACTTTTCCGTAACCCCTGAGCAATGGCGCCAAAGGTATGCACGGTGAAGTGTTCAGGGCGAGGTGCATGGAGCTTTTAGACCGATGATCATATTCTATGGGGTAGGGCAGTGAGAAAAGACACGTGCTGATGCGGGCAGCAATCCGACCCTCTTCGTCTACTCCTCTTCTATCtcgtctaattttttccccctccccgaCGCTACCTCCTACCGTGTGTAACCACGAAACCCGTCTCTTATCTCTCGCCTGTATCTGCCTACGTTTACTTCgtgatgaatttatattttagcCGTGCTTGCAAGCGTACACGATCCACGTATGATATTTCGTTGAATAGGAGAGTAAACAAGATAAGAGAgtaagaaaattttgcacCGTCGAATGAATCAGGTGTGGCGAACATTGTCCTAGTCCCGATGTAGCTAAAAATCGCGCTGCTCTTTTTCATTACCCCATAGTTTATCCAATCACGATTCTCACGTATCGAAATTATCGTCCAACTTTCTGCACACCATCTCCGTCTCCGGCGTAACGTGCgctcgtatcttttttttacatcaagGTACGGTGTACCAGAAGCGGAGTTGGTCGGAGGATTTTTGTAATCCGTGCTCGTGGGGGTTCGGGGGGCGGCTGCGGAGAACAAAAAGGCAAAGAATATACGTTAAGAAGCTGTGTATTAACTCGATGTTGTACGGAGAGAAAGGAgtggggaggaaaaagaggatTATCTATCTGGTCAGGGTCACATTCTCGACGCatctgaataaatatttttcaatccgagCTACTCGACTCCTTCTTCCCCctcgaccaccaccacctccttATCCGTCGCACTCCCACGGTGTATATCGTACGGAGAAAGAGACGACGCGAAAGGCGTTTCTCTCTACGTGCAGatgttatttttacttttatcaaaCCGAGCTTATCTAACTCTCAAATACCCCTTACATTCTCCTACCTCTGTCCTTATGCTGCTCATAATAACCGCCGCTGCTCCGTTTgtaaatgagttttttttttttttaaaaaagaataataaaatggagTAATAATGAAGAAGTTTTGCGTACGGATAATGAAGCTGAATTTCCGACACTTTGACGGTGATTTAAACGTCAacactttttctcttcggggAGAAgggaatagaatttttttttcagtccatGCAATATCgtgtttaaattttcaaaatcgtgcCACAAACTTTGAACATCGGTTattgtgttttattttgtttcgtcgATATACATTAGATGCCGATTATTGTAattggataataataatcgtctctgtaaataaatacacgtgtatataatgtTGGGGAATCGAAGCACGAGTTACGATTTATATACGAAAGCCCATCTGCGGCATTACGAAGCTCGTTAACTTTTCTGTTATTTGATTATATACAACGCCGCGATTTGATATTGTATCTGATTACCGTAATCAATTCTAGAgttatgataatttatttcacatcTCGCAATTAGTCTTAGAACCTTCTCCTTCCAACTAAGATTCTCACCGCCTCCGCACGACCTTGCCTTGCAAATGGATATGAACGGATAAACCGATGCCCGCAATAATGCCTCTCAAAATAAGCGTAAACATAATATACATTCACATCCACggattcttttattcattaattatttattcaattttttccccacgtttatttttcattcgtttactCGGCGTTATACGCGATTAGGCCGCAACGTTACACTTTGACAGCTGGGGGTATacgtgtgaaataaaataacgtaacTAATTAATCGTGTATTAATATTATGCCTGAACAAGGCTACTACTAATCGTCGTTAATCACAGCTATATGTGTAACGACTTGaactacgtacgtatcgtGATTTTGTTACATTATTCCCACGGGCTAAGAGTGAACAATAAATTCATCGgacaacaacaagaacaagTCGGCGTGTTATTATTCGGACGGTGAAAAAACAACCATTTCAATGGATGTACGGCGTACGAATCATTGATCGGTGATAGGTTAAATTTTTAAACTCCTCATATTTTAAATTTCGGTATACTTGACTACAATTTTAAATGTCACGGTCACAATTTGTTGCTTCTCAAACAATATTTCTCGAGATATTTCTCGACTACAGTAAATCGACGcgatgggggggaaaaaaatagaatcgaccgcgttttttttttttttttttttctttttagcaATTATCATCTCGGTCTCAtgcgaagcgaaaaaaaaaaaaaaattgtaaaaaacagcaaaaacaaaaaaaaccgtatCCTTGCGAAACTCggagatggaaataaaaagagattcGCAACCGCGGGATAGAATTCAACGCTGTCGTCTTTAAGGCATCCTTGAGCTTGAGCAGCTTCGTCGTTGGTTCGGTTGGGAGGGTCGAAGTTCAGGGTCATCCCCTAAAATTCCCCGGTCCCTACCGTGCGGTAGACCCTATTTCCTCCCTCGGCAGTCTATCGTATTGTTTACCGAAATGAAGGCGGTTCAAAAGTCTTTCCctattgattttattcatctttttctcccccGTTTTTCGGCTCTACCCGATAGACGCGCGAAATATCCTGCCATTTCACTCGAATTCGGCAACGTAAGGTGCAGCAAGAATATATTAATCACGTAATCGCACCGCACACGTGCTCCGGTCGTTAAACTGAtattaaaatttacatttGTCAAGGACTTCCtgctaaaaaaatattacgtacaGGTATCACATAAGTATATGCATGTTGctattattcattatattttctATTAGCGTCTTTCTGCAGCTGTTCGGATGATACATCGGCAAATAGAACGTATCACGTATCCATCcaagtatacattatacgtatcgcgaatcttgttcgttttttttctttttttttttttttttcttcatcgtttACAAATTGTATATGTGTCAAATTTTACCtagtacgtacgtgtaatgtTGAGCTAAAATTAATGACGCGTTCTATCGCTTCTTTTAATCTCTCGTAGAATTCAGTTCGTAATGGTACACGGACGGAGAGGTACGATGTGTATTAAGGACACGCGCACACAAGTGCGTACAcactgtacacgtgtacgtattcgAGAGAACACGCAAATAATACGCGTATCCCGGCGTGTCAGGAAGGCCCGCGAGTTCTGACTGTTAAAAAGGATAACCTTGAAACTTAACAaacaattgaataaatttctgaGCCCGGTTTCGGTCGGTTGGTCGGGTTGTTAGTTGGTTGGTTAGTCAGGTACGCGATGCGGATATCGTGACTAATTTCGAGGGTCTCTGGTAAAGGATAACCCGAATTATACGCGCTGCAGGTTGTGATCGCGAATAGGAagataaggaagaaaaataaggtcACGCATATTCCGAGCACGGCACACTAAACATATTTTCACATTATTTAAAGAATATCATTACGCGCTAGCTATTGGGCTCGAGTAATTCTGTTCCGCTCGGTTGATGCAAattccgcgttttttttttcttcttcttgcgaCGGCTGCAGGAGGCGCCTAGCTACGTATCCTCCCGCACCGTGtgtaaaatttctgaattcgtgttcacgtttttttaaacaattttaatCTTTCGACATTCCGCACCCGATGACCCGCGCTCGCATGAGATCATCCGTCTTCCGGATACGACAACGTGCGATCAGCGCGATACGTGGCGCTGATTTTTTCGAGGAGTGGTAAGTTCGAGTTCGGGTTCGGGTTCGTGTTTCGACAATAATCCCCGCGCCGCGGGTCGTCTATTAAT from Athalia rosae chromosome 1, iyAthRosa1.1, whole genome shotgun sequence carries:
- the LOC105683648 gene encoding headcase protein isoform X1 — its product is MAPRRHANGHGGMLDAGGNELADLVANGHHNNNNHNNNNTIQNTTRCCAPSGECLRGDTPIRLNLLQDAVKVTCNNESCPVGQFMHRECFDAWEQTVLTYLKGCGRARSWSERQRHQNLWTKKGYDLAFKACGCRCGRGHLKKDLDWMPPGLVAVGHRPDDAEAKKKKRRNRQNTRPSLALSAGPPGHVTHGVIGVNRGSEAQMIESGRGRAGSLSSSTGSSSPPATSEPSVSPLHQPQSMSKKKNKVDFFSDRARQSCGANGIFSRRLDFRAFNSLPRTKLNSYHIKMEDEGNHGNDDTRCFILSTLAALQWSRVSCVLCRAAMLVFDRYPLVDGTFFLSPRQHSISCAEVKVEGRTQFLSAVCMSCLEGSGGSPVRCRTCTQPWDGSSLVLGTMYSYDIFAAMPCCTERIKCNSCQKPLLLPHQRLNFYSDYSRVFACPHCRALDAHFVKPLSVCYTREQFQLYSQWP